The Xiphophorus maculatus strain JP 163 A chromosome 21, X_maculatus-5.0-male, whole genome shotgun sequence genome window below encodes:
- the rdh10 gene encoding retinol dehydrogenase 10 isoform X2 translates to MMMIIAEFFVVILKVLWAFVTAGARWVVRPKEKSVAGQVCVITGAGSGLGRLFAKEFAQRRAVLVLWDINSQSNEETAEMVRQIYHETETPVAKDGPVGGVEEVPAFQPQVYTYVCDVGKRESVYSTAEKVRREVGEVDILINNAGVVSGHHLLECPDELIERTMVVNCHAHFWTTKAFLPKMLELNHGHIVTVASSLGLFSTAGVEDYCASKFGAIGFHESLSHEIKASEKDGINMTLVCPYLVNTGMFKGCRIRKEIEPFLPPLSPEFCVKQAMRAILTDQPMVCTPRIIYMVNFMKSILPFEAIVCMYRFLGADKCMYPFLAQRKEAMNNNEAKNGI, encoded by the exons atgatgatgatcatcGCGGAGTTCTTCGTGGTTATCTTGAAGGTGCTCTGGGCGTTTGTGACAGCCGGGGCCAGATGGGTCGTGCGACCCAAGGAGAAGAGCGTGGCGGGACAGGTGTGCGTGATCACCGGGGCTGGGAGCGGCCTCGGGCGGCTGTTCGCCAAGGAGTTCGCCCAGCGACGAGCGGTCCTGGTCCTGTGGGACATAAACAGCCAGAGCAATGAGGAAACGGCAGAGATGGTACGACAGATATACCACGAAACGGAGACTCCCGTCGCAAAAGATG GACCTGTTGGAGGAGTGGAGGAAGTCCCTGCTTTTCAGCCTCAGGTCTACACGTATGTGTGTGATGTGGGCAAGCGCGAGAGTGTGTATTCCACGGCGGAGAAGGTGCGGCGAGAGGTGGGAGAGGTGGACATACTGATCAACAACGCTGGCGTGGTCTCAGGCCACCACCTGCTGGAGTGCCCAGACGAGCTGATCGAGCGCACCATGGTGGTCAACTGTCACGCACACTTCTGG ACCACCAAGGCGTTTCTCCCCAAGATGCTGGAGCTGAATCACGGTCACATTGTGACTGTTGCCAGCTCCCTCGGTTTATTCAGCACAGCTGGAGTTGAG GATTACTGTGCCAGCAAGTTCGGTGCCATCGGGTTTCACGAGTCCCTGAGCCACGAGATTAAAGCCTCAGAGAAGGACGGCATCAACATGACCCTGGTGTGCCCTTACCTGGTCAACACGGGAATGTTCAAAGGTTGCAGGATAAG GAAGGAGATAGAGCCTTTTCTGCCGCCCCTGTCGCCGGAGTTCTGTGTGAAGCAAGCCATGAGAGCCATCCTCACAGATCAGCCAATGGTCTGCACACCTCGCATCATCTACATGGTTAACTTTATGAAAAG CATCCTGCCCTTTGAGGCCATCGTGTGTATGTACCGGTTCCTCGGTGCCGACAAATGCATGTACCCTTTCCTAGCTCAGAGGAAGGAGGCGATGAACAACAATGAAGCGAAGAACGGGATCTAA
- the rpl7 gene encoding 60S ribosomal protein L7 — protein MADAEKKVPSVPESLLKRRKAFAALKAMRIKKLLAQKKARKVTRKLIYKRAEKYHKEYRQMYRREIRMSRMARKVGNYYVPPEPKLAFVIRIRGINGVPPKVRKVLQLLRLRQIFNGVFVKLNKASINMLRIAEPYIAWGYPNLKSVRELIYKRGHGKVKKMRIALTDNALIERPLGKYGIICIEDLIHEIYTVGKNFKMANNFLWPFKLSSPRGGMNKKTTHFVEGGDAGNREDQINRLIRRMN, from the exons ATGGCGGACGCAGA AAAAAAGGTGCCGTCGGTCCCTGAGAGCCTTTTAAAAAGGCGAAAGGCCTTCGCCGCCTTGAAGGCCATGCGTATCAAGAAGCTACTGGCGCAGAAGAAG GCCCGGAAGGTGACCAGGAAACTGATCTACAAGAGGGCTGAAAAGTACCACAAGGAGTACAGGCAGATGTACAGGCGTGAGATCCGCATGTCTCGTATGGCTCGCAAAGTGGGGAACTACTATGTGCCACCTGAGCCCAAACTGGCCTTTGTTATCAGGATCAGAGG taTCAACGGTGTCCCACCAAAGGTCCGCAAGGTTCTGCAGCTGCTCCGTCTGCGCCAGATCTTCAACGGTGTGTTTGTCAAGCTGAACAAGGCTTCTATCAACATGCTTAGGATTGCAGAGCCTTATATTGCTTGGGG ATACCCCAACCTGAAGTCTGTGCGGGAGCTCATCTACAAACGTGGCCACGGCAAAGTGAAGAAGATGCGTATTGCCCTCACAGACAACGCTCTGATAGAGAGGCCCCTTG GCAAATACGGCATCATCTGCATTGAGGACCTTATTCATGAGATCTACACAGTTGGCAAGAACTTCAAGATGGCCAACAACTTCCTGTGGCCTTTCAAGCTGTCATCGCCACGTGGTGGTATGAACAAGAAGACCACACACTTTGTGGAGGGAGGTGATGCTGGAAACAGGGAGGACCAGATCAACAGGCTGATCCGAAGGATGAACTAA
- the LOC111606226 gene encoding uncharacterized protein LOC111606226, with translation MSAVGSNIMTYQMPTAKVFISEGGLSYGRLAPGHPTHSTFGIGGRIALRPSQIRKFPLMLPLNSSQNENTLVSSFIVKGKSNLNKEDKVISEDVDQEQDIFGRHFLSQKTCTELERTRSMVPPLRKDNNEHRHVKLHPLSLSADLPSIPSGRLFTLGQNIKSHYGRSNEPLAAPETQVADPRNSRVNISSPPTLMLNGKNNFSVESCKFSRPKVQYPIHTPVTVKDDQKSCLHAGQSYSDPIIGAPRSFIHRISELSSLEGETVRYEKIKKIRKSKNSLS, from the exons ATGTCCGCGGTAGGGTCCAACATAATGACCTACCAAATGCCTACCGCCAAAGTATTCATATCAGAAGGAGGTTTGAGCTATGGCCGCCTTGCTCCTGGACACCCAACGCACAGTACCTTCGGGATTGGAGGACGTATCGCGTTAAGGCCAAGTCAGATAAGGAAGTTCCCTTTAATGCTGCCTCTTAACA gcaGCCAGAACGAGAACACGTTAGTGAGCAGCTTCATAGTTAAAGG gaaatcaaacttaaataaagAGGACAAAGTGATTTCAGAGGATGTTGACCAAGAGCAGGATATCTTTGGGAGACACTTCCTGTCTCAGAAAACAT GTACAGAGTTGGAAAGGACCAGATCTATGGTTCCTCCACTGCGAAAAGACAACAATGAGCATCGACATGTTAAACTTCACCCTTTGAGCCTCTCCGCTGACCTTCCCAGCATCCCTTCAGGGAGACTTTTCACCCTGGG CCAAAATATTAAGAGCCATTATGGAAGGTCCAATGAGCCACTTGCGGCTCCGGAGACACAGGTTGCAGACCCTAGAAACTCTAGGGTGAACATCAGTTCACCCCCCACTTTAATGTTAAATGGCAAGAACAATTTTTCAGTGGAAAGCTGCAAGTTTAGCAG GCCCAAGGTACAGTATCCAATCCACACCCCGGTGACTGTTAAAGACGATCAGAAAA GTTGTCTTCATGCAGGCCAGAGTTATTCAGACCCAATCATCGGAGCCCCTCGCTCTTTTATCCACCGGATTTCTGAGCTCTCGTCTTTGGAGGGTGAGACGGTGAGATATGAGAAGATTAAGAAAATCAGGAAGTCTAAAAATTCTCTGTCCTGA
- the rdh10 gene encoding retinol dehydrogenase 10 isoform X1 codes for MFYLFIFFFFARLNIAYLKFIESTAKMMMIIAEFFVVILKVLWAFVTAGARWVVRPKEKSVAGQVCVITGAGSGLGRLFAKEFAQRRAVLVLWDINSQSNEETAEMVRQIYHETETPVAKDGPVGGVEEVPAFQPQVYTYVCDVGKRESVYSTAEKVRREVGEVDILINNAGVVSGHHLLECPDELIERTMVVNCHAHFWTTKAFLPKMLELNHGHIVTVASSLGLFSTAGVEDYCASKFGAIGFHESLSHEIKASEKDGINMTLVCPYLVNTGMFKGCRIRKEIEPFLPPLSPEFCVKQAMRAILTDQPMVCTPRIIYMVNFMKSILPFEAIVCMYRFLGADKCMYPFLAQRKEAMNNNEAKNGI; via the exons atgttttatttatttattttttttttttttgcgcgtCTTAATATCGCTTATCTGAAATTCATAGAAAGCACGGCCaagatgatgatgatcatcGCGGAGTTCTTCGTGGTTATCTTGAAGGTGCTCTGGGCGTTTGTGACAGCCGGGGCCAGATGGGTCGTGCGACCCAAGGAGAAGAGCGTGGCGGGACAGGTGTGCGTGATCACCGGGGCTGGGAGCGGCCTCGGGCGGCTGTTCGCCAAGGAGTTCGCCCAGCGACGAGCGGTCCTGGTCCTGTGGGACATAAACAGCCAGAGCAATGAGGAAACGGCAGAGATGGTACGACAGATATACCACGAAACGGAGACTCCCGTCGCAAAAGATG GACCTGTTGGAGGAGTGGAGGAAGTCCCTGCTTTTCAGCCTCAGGTCTACACGTATGTGTGTGATGTGGGCAAGCGCGAGAGTGTGTATTCCACGGCGGAGAAGGTGCGGCGAGAGGTGGGAGAGGTGGACATACTGATCAACAACGCTGGCGTGGTCTCAGGCCACCACCTGCTGGAGTGCCCAGACGAGCTGATCGAGCGCACCATGGTGGTCAACTGTCACGCACACTTCTGG ACCACCAAGGCGTTTCTCCCCAAGATGCTGGAGCTGAATCACGGTCACATTGTGACTGTTGCCAGCTCCCTCGGTTTATTCAGCACAGCTGGAGTTGAG GATTACTGTGCCAGCAAGTTCGGTGCCATCGGGTTTCACGAGTCCCTGAGCCACGAGATTAAAGCCTCAGAGAAGGACGGCATCAACATGACCCTGGTGTGCCCTTACCTGGTCAACACGGGAATGTTCAAAGGTTGCAGGATAAG GAAGGAGATAGAGCCTTTTCTGCCGCCCCTGTCGCCGGAGTTCTGTGTGAAGCAAGCCATGAGAGCCATCCTCACAGATCAGCCAATGGTCTGCACACCTCGCATCATCTACATGGTTAACTTTATGAAAAG CATCCTGCCCTTTGAGGCCATCGTGTGTATGTACCGGTTCCTCGGTGCCGACAAATGCATGTACCCTTTCCTAGCTCAGAGGAAGGAGGCGATGAACAACAATGAAGCGAAGAACGGGATCTAA